Proteins from one Coriobacteriia bacterium genomic window:
- the pheA gene encoding prephenate dehydratase has translation MSRFAFLGPAGTFTEEALLSLGLPGVEPVPCASIEDVFAAVESGDAARGIVPIENSVEGSVNATLDALAFDSSAIIQQELVLDIRHALMAAPGVRLSDVTAVVSHPQATAQCRRWLADNLPGRPVVAANSTAEAVQRAVSEPGLAAVGTRLAAELYGAVVLEPSVEDYAGNQTRFVVIGREVMRRTGDDKTSLALFIRADKPGALLMILSEFAYGEINLTKIQSRPTKKALGEYMFFVDLQGHLEDENVILALECLRLKLREVKVLGSYPRAPKRAESV, from the coding sequence GTGAGCCGCTTCGCGTTCCTCGGACCGGCGGGGACCTTCACCGAAGAGGCCCTGCTCAGCCTCGGGCTCCCCGGGGTGGAGCCGGTGCCGTGCGCCTCGATCGAGGACGTCTTCGCCGCGGTGGAGTCGGGCGATGCCGCGAGAGGCATCGTGCCCATCGAGAACTCCGTCGAAGGCAGCGTGAACGCCACGCTCGACGCGCTCGCGTTCGACTCCAGCGCGATCATCCAGCAGGAGCTCGTGCTCGACATCCGTCACGCGCTGATGGCGGCCCCCGGCGTGAGGTTGAGCGACGTGACGGCCGTGGTGAGCCACCCGCAGGCCACCGCGCAGTGTCGCCGTTGGCTGGCCGACAACCTCCCCGGCCGCCCGGTAGTGGCCGCCAACTCGACGGCCGAGGCCGTGCAGCGCGCCGTCTCCGAGCCCGGTCTCGCCGCGGTCGGGACCCGGCTGGCCGCCGAGCTCTACGGCGCGGTCGTGCTGGAGCCCTCCGTCGAGGACTACGCGGGCAACCAGACGCGCTTCGTGGTCATCGGGCGGGAGGTCATGCGGCGCACCGGCGATGACAAGACGTCGCTCGCGCTGTTCATCCGCGCCGACAAGCCCGGCGCGCTGCTGATGATCCTCTCCGAGTTCGCCTACGGCGAGATCAACCTGACGAAGATCCAGTCCCGTCCGACCAAGAAGGCCCTCGGCGAGTACATGTTCTTCGTGGACCTGCAGGGCCACCTGGAGGACGAGAACGTCATCCTGGCGCTCGAGTGCCTGCGCCTGAAGCTGCGCGAGGTCAAGGTGCTGGGAAGCTACCCGAGGGCGCCCAAGCGCGCCGAGTCGGTGTAG
- a CDS encoding Rieske 2Fe-2S domain-containing protein has product MAQDVDRRSFLGWLAGASLGATALLSGGTIAKAVTPPERSIDGKTKMGPLAVARLSDLRQGEPLLVEYGDDVLFLVLAEDGTVSGLDAACPHVACKLHFNQSTREFDCPCHASSFALDGTVLGGPAPRDMYAARLEVVGDEVVVSGFDRA; this is encoded by the coding sequence ATGGCCCAAGACGTGGACCGTCGCAGCTTCCTGGGATGGCTGGCAGGCGCGTCCCTGGGAGCGACGGCGCTGCTCTCGGGCGGCACGATCGCCAAGGCGGTGACGCCGCCCGAGCGCAGCATCGACGGCAAGACCAAGATGGGGCCCCTCGCCGTGGCGCGCCTGAGCGACCTGCGCCAGGGAGAGCCCTTGCTGGTCGAGTACGGTGACGACGTGCTCTTCCTGGTGCTCGCCGAGGACGGCACGGTGTCCGGCCTGGATGCCGCGTGCCCCCACGTAGCGTGCAAGCTCCACTTCAACCAGTCCACCCGGGAGTTCGACTGCCCGTGCCACGCGAGCTCCTTCGCGCTGGACGGGACGGTACTGGGTGGCCCGGCGCCTCGCGACATGTACGCGGCGAGGCTGGAGGTCGTCGGCGATGAGGTCGTCGTGTCGGGCTTCGACAGGGCGTGA
- a CDS encoding cytochrome b N-terminal domain-containing protein, with protein sequence MSRILASIARPFDQRFDLTDRLHRNLLDKPVPAHARRVWYCFGGLTFFVFVLQVLSGVFLTMYYQPTPERAYASVFYISHYVHYGWLIRSIHVWGAHLMVVFIVIHMLRVFLTASYKNPREFNWVAGVFLFVVTMGFGLTGYLLPWDQKAYWGSTVTISLIKQVPLVGNAMAGVVMGGEAIGAPTLTRFYSGHVFLLPAALGVLLVMHFWMIRKQGISGPL encoded by the coding sequence ATGAGCAGGATACTCGCGAGCATCGCGCGCCCTTTCGACCAGCGCTTCGACCTGACCGACCGGCTGCACCGCAACCTGCTCGACAAGCCGGTGCCGGCGCACGCGAGGCGCGTCTGGTACTGCTTCGGCGGACTGACGTTCTTCGTGTTCGTGCTGCAGGTGCTATCGGGCGTCTTCCTCACGATGTACTACCAGCCCACCCCCGAGCGCGCCTACGCGAGCGTCTTCTACATCTCACACTACGTGCACTACGGCTGGCTGATCCGGTCCATCCACGTGTGGGGCGCGCACCTGATGGTCGTCTTCATCGTCATCCACATGCTGCGCGTGTTCCTCACCGCGTCGTACAAGAACCCGCGCGAGTTCAACTGGGTCGCCGGCGTCTTCCTGTTCGTTGTGACCATGGGCTTCGGGCTCACCGGCTACCTGCTCCCGTGGGACCAGAAGGCGTACTGGGGCTCCACCGTCACCATCTCGCTCATCAAGCAGGTGCCGCTCGTCGGGAACGCCATGGCGGGCGTGGTGATGGGCGGCGAGGCCATCGGCGCCCCCACGCTCACGCGCTTCTACTCCGGCCACGTCTTCCTGCTGCCCGCCGCGCTCGGCGTGCTGCTGGTCATGCACTTCTGGATGATCCGCAAGCAGGGCATCTCGGGACCGCTGTGA
- the apgM gene encoding 2,3-bisphosphoglycerate-independent phosphoglycerate mutase: MAGDARTPGLPRVLLVILDGLADRPWPELDGLTPLEAARTPNLDGLASSAATGLMHPLGRGRAPGSDLAHFVLFGYPEALYPGRSVFEAAGDGVELSTDEVAFRALFCTTERREDGSLVLARHFAAVSDEVCRELAEEIAAFEHGGLSLRLTFTRDRQGILTVRGSGAASGGAASQHVTDCDPFFPGRPVAAVRPLTGAPDPDAALRTAEAVTAYLRHAYRALSAHPLSRGAPPERRADFVLVKWTGRRRPLPRFESLTGMRGASVSTGTLFRGLAAGLGLAHREPPYLPDPAEDLTGRIAEAARAFEDGADFVHVHTKAPDEAGHRKDPRGKRDVIARLDEALAALLPAARDRAPMPGAPALPRDTLVVVTADHGTPAGTGLIHSGDPVPLLLLGPCVRPDGVTLFGEGACAEGVLGQFEGRDLMPMLLNLRGTTRYLGARLHPDAGPAWPGTYEPFTVE, from the coding sequence GTGGCGGGGGACGCGAGGACGCCAGGGCTCCCACGCGTCCTGCTCGTCATCCTCGACGGCCTCGCCGACCGGCCCTGGCCCGAGCTCGACGGGCTGACGCCGCTGGAGGCCGCGCGCACCCCGAACCTCGACGGCCTCGCATCGTCCGCGGCCACGGGCCTCATGCACCCGCTCGGCCGCGGGCGTGCGCCGGGCAGCGACCTCGCGCACTTCGTGCTCTTCGGCTACCCGGAGGCGCTCTACCCCGGGCGCTCGGTCTTCGAGGCCGCCGGCGACGGGGTGGAGCTCTCCACCGACGAGGTCGCCTTCCGCGCGCTGTTCTGCACGACCGAGCGGCGCGAGGACGGCTCGCTCGTGCTCGCGCGGCACTTCGCGGCCGTCTCCGACGAGGTCTGCCGGGAACTGGCCGAGGAGATAGCCGCCTTCGAGCACGGCGGGCTGTCGCTCCGGCTGACGTTCACCCGCGACCGGCAGGGGATCCTCACGGTGCGCGGCTCGGGGGCGGCGAGCGGTGGCGCGGCGAGCCAGCACGTCACCGACTGCGACCCGTTCTTCCCCGGACGGCCGGTCGCGGCCGTGCGCCCGCTCACCGGCGCCCCGGACCCGGACGCCGCGCTGCGCACAGCCGAGGCCGTCACCGCCTACCTGCGCCACGCGTACCGCGCGCTCTCGGCGCACCCCCTCAGCCGCGGCGCTCCCCCCGAGCGCCGCGCGGACTTCGTGCTCGTGAAGTGGACCGGGCGCCGCCGCCCGCTGCCGCGCTTCGAGTCTCTCACCGGCATGCGGGGCGCCAGCGTCTCCACCGGCACCCTGTTCCGCGGCCTCGCCGCCGGGCTCGGGCTCGCGCACCGGGAGCCGCCCTACCTCCCCGACCCCGCCGAGGACCTCACGGGCCGGATCGCGGAGGCGGCGCGGGCGTTCGAGGACGGCGCGGACTTCGTGCACGTGCACACCAAGGCGCCCGACGAGGCGGGGCACCGCAAGGACCCGCGGGGCAAGCGCGATGTGATCGCCCGGCTCGACGAGGCTCTGGCCGCTCTGCTGCCCGCGGCCCGCGACCGGGCGCCGATGCCCGGCGCGCCTGCCCTGCCCCGCGACACGCTCGTCGTCGTCACCGCCGACCACGGCACCCCCGCCGGCACGGGGCTCATCCACTCCGGCGACCCCGTGCCGCTGCTGCTCCTCGGCCCGTGCGTGCGGCCCGACGGCGTGACGCTCTTCGGAGAGGGAGCGTGCGCGGAAGGCGTCCTCGGGCAGTTCGAGGGGCGCGACCTGATGCCGATGCTGCTCAACCTGCGGGGCACGACCCGCTACCTCGGGGCGCGGCTCCATCCGGATGCGGGACCGGCGTGGCCGGGAACGTACGAGCCGTTCACCGTGGAGTGA
- a CDS encoding HAMP domain-containing protein, protein MTRSRPRVSVRLWQTALFVAVVGVAMGLLWALLIPGLEGRLETAAAEEQLRAAGEVAAAAGRAYPLTVESRERLRGDVERIRSLLGGEVWVYDLTGTEIVGSHGDAVPEALLRRAQVEGLADSPPFAEATVSEDGLAIASRAVFDHEGRRAGSVVVAHPTRDAGLVLEAARSRLRTTFWLASMVAGLVGLGFSEIISRRVHLLTRAAHAIAEGDFDQRLPKSLMPDDIRDLADVYNVMAERLGEVFEALREQEREIAAVVRSMAEAVVALDADGAVRILNPAAETILFMKAEDLLGRYVDEAIVHEDVLRLAHEGLAGRPSWDTVELGRRILRVHATPILGDDSPSGVVLLLSDVTEQTLADEAQRRFIAHASHEMRTPISAMKGFLELLQGPAREDERVREDFLSTMRLEVERLSRLVASLFTLAQSDAGRLHVDMRPHAFSEIAEDVLALMRPVMEEAGMAMRTDLAPGRLCVLADRDRIMQALIALVDNAVKYASAGREVVLGARVEGAGLVVEVADSGPGIPEESLPLLFERFYRVEGYGGGGQGAGLGLAIVKEIAEAHGTGIEVESRPGSGSVFRFTLPCAGGCRSRRSVADVAG, encoded by the coding sequence ATGACTAGGAGCCGCCCCCGCGTCTCGGTGCGGCTGTGGCAGACGGCGCTGTTCGTCGCGGTCGTGGGCGTGGCCATGGGCCTGCTTTGGGCGCTGCTGATCCCCGGGCTGGAGGGCCGTCTCGAGACGGCCGCCGCCGAGGAGCAGCTGCGCGCTGCCGGCGAGGTCGCTGCCGCGGCGGGCCGCGCCTACCCCCTCACGGTGGAGAGCCGCGAGCGGCTGCGCGGCGACGTCGAGCGGATCCGCTCGCTGCTCGGCGGCGAGGTGTGGGTGTACGACCTGACCGGCACCGAGATCGTCGGCAGCCACGGCGACGCCGTGCCGGAGGCGCTGCTGCGGCGCGCGCAGGTCGAGGGGCTCGCCGACAGCCCGCCGTTCGCCGAAGCGACGGTCTCCGAGGACGGGCTCGCGATCGCCTCCCGCGCGGTCTTCGACCACGAGGGCCGCCGCGCGGGCAGCGTCGTCGTCGCGCACCCGACCCGCGATGCAGGGCTCGTGCTGGAGGCGGCGCGCTCGCGGCTGCGGACCACGTTCTGGCTCGCGTCGATGGTCGCGGGTCTGGTCGGCCTCGGCTTCTCCGAGATCATCTCGCGGCGCGTGCATCTGCTCACGCGCGCGGCGCATGCGATCGCGGAGGGGGATTTCGACCAGCGTCTCCCCAAGTCCCTGATGCCCGACGACATCCGCGACCTCGCGGACGTCTACAACGTGATGGCCGAGCGGCTCGGCGAGGTCTTCGAGGCGCTGCGCGAGCAGGAGCGCGAGATCGCCGCTGTCGTCCGGTCGATGGCCGAGGCGGTCGTGGCGCTTGACGCGGACGGGGCGGTGCGCATCCTCAACCCCGCGGCCGAGACCATCCTGTTCATGAAGGCCGAGGACCTGCTCGGAAGGTACGTCGACGAGGCGATCGTCCACGAGGACGTCCTGCGCCTCGCGCATGAGGGCCTTGCCGGCCGGCCGTCTTGGGACACGGTCGAGCTGGGCCGCCGTATCCTGCGCGTCCACGCGACGCCGATCCTCGGCGACGACAGTCCCTCGGGGGTCGTGCTGCTGCTCTCCGACGTCACCGAGCAGACCCTCGCCGACGAGGCCCAGCGGCGCTTCATCGCGCACGCCAGCCACGAGATGCGAACCCCCATCTCGGCGATGAAGGGCTTCCTCGAGCTGCTGCAGGGCCCGGCGAGGGAGGACGAGCGCGTCCGCGAGGACTTCCTGTCCACGATGCGCCTGGAGGTCGAGCGGCTGAGCCGCCTGGTCGCGAGCCTCTTCACGCTCGCGCAGTCCGACGCCGGGCGCCTGCACGTCGACATGCGCCCACACGCCTTCTCCGAGATCGCCGAGGACGTGCTGGCGCTGATGCGCCCGGTGATGGAGGAGGCCGGGATGGCCATGCGCACCGACCTCGCACCGGGCCGGCTGTGCGTGCTGGCGGACCGCGACCGCATAATGCAGGCCCTGATCGCCCTGGTCGACAACGCTGTGAAGTACGCCTCGGCGGGCCGTGAGGTGGTGCTGGGGGCCCGCGTGGAGGGGGCCGGCCTCGTGGTGGAGGTCGCCGACAGCGGTCCCGGGATACCCGAGGAATCCCTCCCGCTGCTCTTCGAGCGCTTCTACCGGGTGGAGGGGTACGGCGGAGGGGGCCAGGGCGCCGGCCTCGGGCTCGCGATCGTGAAGGAGATCGCGGAGGCCCACGGCACCGGGATCGAAGTCGAATCGCGGCCGGGTTCGGGCAGCGTCTTCCGCTTCACCCTGCCCTGTGCCGGCGGGTGCCGGAGCCGCCGGAGTGTGGCCGACGTCGCGGGCTAG
- a CDS encoding response regulator transcription factor, protein MERKSILVVDDEESIAKIVRYALEEAAFTVRVAPDAERGRQALRDREPDLVVLDVMLPDGSGLDLLRELRAASRVPVLMLSARAEEIDRILGLELGADDYVIKPFSPRELVSRVKALLRRRDMDAASERHELRVGDLHLDLEAMEARIDGRPVELTASELRILALLARHPGRVFSRASILDALWGGQTAGGERAVDVHVHNLREKIEDDPARPRRLLTARGLGYRLSPHD, encoded by the coding sequence ATGGAGCGCAAGAGCATCCTCGTCGTCGACGACGAGGAGTCGATCGCGAAGATAGTCCGATACGCGCTGGAAGAGGCCGCCTTCACCGTCCGCGTGGCTCCCGATGCCGAGCGCGGCCGGCAGGCGCTGCGCGACCGGGAGCCGGATCTGGTCGTGCTCGACGTCATGCTGCCCGACGGCTCGGGGCTGGACCTCCTGCGCGAGCTGCGCGCGGCCAGCCGCGTCCCCGTGCTGATGCTGTCGGCCCGCGCCGAGGAGATAGACCGCATCCTCGGCCTCGAACTCGGCGCGGACGACTACGTCATCAAGCCCTTCTCCCCTCGCGAACTCGTCAGCCGTGTCAAGGCGCTGCTGCGGCGGCGTGACATGGACGCGGCCTCCGAGCGCCACGAGCTGCGCGTGGGCGACCTGCACCTCGACCTCGAGGCCATGGAGGCGCGCATCGACGGCCGGCCCGTGGAACTGACCGCATCCGAGCTGCGGATCCTCGCACTGCTCGCCCGCCACCCTGGGCGGGTCTTCTCCCGCGCGTCGATCCTGGACGCCCTCTGGGGCGGACAGACGGCGGGGGGAGAGCGCGCCGTGGACGTGCACGTGCACAACCTCCGCGAGAAGATCGAGGACGACCCGGCGCGGCCCCGCCGCCTGCTCACCGCCCGCGGCCTCGGCTACCGGCTGAGCCCCCATGACTAG